GAAGAAAGCGGCGAGACTGGCCATGCGCCAGAAGAAGAAGGAGTGAGCCCTGAATGGGAGACCCGAAGTTTCCGAGAAGAAAATATGATTCACCCTCCCATCCGTGGCAGGGCGAGAGGATCAAGTTCGAGCGCGAGCTCGTCAAGAAGTACGGCCTCAAGAACAAGAAAGAGCTTTGGAGGGCGCAGACCCTTATCCGCAGGTTCAGGCAGCGTTCTAGGGTCCTCCAGGCACAGAGCAGATATGGGGACGAACAGGCCGAGAAGGAGACGGAGGAGCTCCTCGCAAAACTCGGTCGACAAGGGTTGCTCCCTCAGGAAGGGGCCACTCTGGACGATGTTCTTGCTCTCGACCTCGAGGCGATCCTTTCCAGGAGGCTTCAGACGATGGCCTACGTGAAAGGGCTTGGCCACACTCCCAACCATGCTAGACAG
This genomic stretch from Candidatus Thermoplasmatota archaeon harbors:
- a CDS encoding 30S ribosomal protein S4, yielding MGDPKFPRRKYDSPSHPWQGERIKFERELVKKYGLKNKKELWRAQTLIRRFRQRSRVLQAQSRYGDEQAEKETEELLAKLGRQGLLPQEGATLDDVLALDLEAILSRRLQTMAYVKGLGHTPNHARQLIVHGHIAVDGRKVTIPGYTVKRIEEGKIRYHEFSPLVHDMHPARPDVDMEAPAEPEDKPKETTEEAPAVAKEPKKEPEQAEKP